In Janthinobacterium sp. 67, a genomic segment contains:
- a CDS encoding manganese catalase family protein — protein sequence MFAHNKRLQYTVRVEQPNPGLANLMLEQFGGPQGELAAACRYFTQALSEDDPGRKDMLFDIATEELSHLEVIGNIVVMLNKGAKGRLAEGVDQAAELYRNITGAGNDSHVTQVLYGGGAPLVNSAGVPWTAAYIDTIGEPTADLRSNIAAEARAKIVYERLINLTDDPGVKEALGFLMTREVAHQKSFEKALYSIEPNFPPGKLPGDPQYADVYFNMSQGPGEERGPWNQGGKWQYISDPRQQMAVDGGTGEAEVKLPQDELATVRQMAARTASNPDADPLTGAELGMRPNGRDGGTSSMPL from the coding sequence ATGTTTGCACACAACAAGCGACTGCAATACACGGTCAGGGTGGAGCAGCCCAATCCCGGGCTGGCCAACCTGATGCTGGAACAATTCGGCGGCCCGCAGGGCGAGCTGGCCGCCGCCTGCCGCTATTTCACGCAAGCCTTGTCCGAGGACGATCCGGGCCGCAAGGACATGCTGTTCGATATCGCCACGGAAGAACTGAGCCACCTGGAAGTGATCGGCAACATCGTCGTCATGCTCAACAAGGGCGCCAAGGGGCGGCTGGCCGAGGGCGTCGACCAGGCGGCTGAGCTGTACCGCAATATCACGGGCGCGGGCAACGACAGCCACGTGACGCAGGTGCTGTACGGCGGTGGCGCCCCGCTGGTCAATTCGGCCGGCGTGCCGTGGACGGCCGCCTACATCGACACCATCGGCGAACCGACGGCGGACCTGCGCTCGAATATCGCCGCCGAGGCGCGCGCCAAGATCGTCTACGAGCGCCTGATCAACCTGACGGACGACCCGGGCGTGAAGGAAGCGCTGGGCTTCCTGATGACGCGTGAAGTGGCGCACCAGAAGTCGTTTGAAAAAGCCCTGTATTCGATCGAGCCCAACTTCCCGCCGGGCAAACTGCCGGGCGACCCGCAGTATGCGGACGTGTACTTCAACATGTCGCAGGGGCCGGGCGAGGAGCGAGGGCCGTGGAACCAGGGCGGCAAGTGGCAGTACATTTCCGACCCGCGCCAGCAGATGGCCGTCGATGGCGGCACGGGCGAGGCGGAAGTGAAGCTGCCGCAGGACGAACTGGCGACGGTGCGGCAGATGGCCGCGCGCACGGCATCGAATCCGGACGCCGACCCCCTGACGGGCGCGGAACTGGGCATGCGGCCGAACGGGCGCGATGGCGGCACCTCGTCCATGCCCTTGTAG